From one Anoplolepis gracilipes chromosome 8, ASM4749672v1, whole genome shotgun sequence genomic stretch:
- the LOC140668879 gene encoding uncharacterized protein produces the protein MALNHIQEILKNNGSSCENFELPNPIPVNIYETEYNVDEEKRRGDYLLSTLNDEQKHVYDIVIRAIYNENEPQRLFYIDGFAGSGKTYLFNTFLSVIRGKNEMIIPCASTVIAATLLKGGRTYHSLFKLSIPIDDGAKSNIRGNSQAARKLISAKLIIWDEVNMTVGHALTAVDKLLKDLMKNQRPFGGKVILFAGDFRQNLPVVPHAQKAVIIESVKYNPIWRNVTEIKLEQNMESRELEKKKILHIG, from the coding sequence ATGGCTTTAAATCATATACaagaaattctgaaaaataatggAAGTAGTTGTGAAAACTTTGAATTGCCAAATCCAATTCCAGTGAATATTTACGAAACAGAATATAATGTGGATGAAGAAAAAAGACGtggtgattatttattatcaacattAAATGATGAACAAAAACACGTATATGATATAGTCATTAGAGCAATTTACAATGAGAACGAACCTCAGcggttattttatattgacggGTTTGCAGGAAGTGgaaaaacttatctatttaacacatttttgaGTGTTATTCGAGGAAAAAACGAGATGATTATTCCATGTGCTTCAACTGTCATTGCTGCAACACTTCTTAAAGGAGGAAGAACTTATCATTCTCTGTTTAAACTTTCAATTCCAATTGATGATGGAGCTAAATCAAATATCAGAGGAAACTCTCAGGCTGCACGAAAATTGATCTCTGCAAAACTCATCATATGGGATGAAGTGAATATGACTGTTGGACATGCCTTAACAGCAGTTGATAAACTCTTGAAGGATCTAATGAAGAATCAAAGACCATTTGGaggaaaagtaattttatttgcaggaGATTTCAGACAAAATCTTCCCGTAGTGCCACATGCACAAAAAGCAGTTATAATTGAATCTGTAAAATACAATCCTATATGGAGGAATGTAACTGAGATTAAATTAGAGCAGAATATGGAGAGCAGAGAActggagaagaaaaagattttgcaTATTGGCTAA
- the LOC140668880 gene encoding uncharacterized protein: MILGNNCVAFMFDELRYELNGVEIDRNRNVGIICTIKNYISLTHKTSKILHNAAWNIVANNGEGYINFCVPLNLLLGFCEAYKRVVINARHELILIRSRNDNNCLFGAQAAEAEIELHKIQWRMPHVILNEISKLSLLRALESGKYLNMSFRLWELYEFPLLHSTTKHSWTVKTASQLEKPRYRYVILFDMYASFRKSYYGCNNDNVLFTMAKFLECGPLTVIDCSRQNESVKNATVDVRIEFECKLDVPANITAYCLILYDHIVECNPLTNVVRKIT; this comes from the exons ATGATATTGGGAAATAATTGtgttgcattcatgtttgatgaaCTTCGATATGAACTCAACGGTGTGGaaattgatcgcaacagaaacgttGGAATAATTTGCAcgattaaaaactacatttcCCTTACACACAAGACAAGTAAAATCTTGCACAATGCTGCGTGGAATATAGTTGCAAATAATGGTGAAGGTTACATCAATTTTTGCGTGCCGCTCAACCTGTTGCTTGGATTTTGCGAGGCTTATAAGCGCGTTgtgattaacgctcgtcatgaATTGATTCTAATACGTTCACGCAAcgacaacaattgtctattTGGAGCTCAGGCTGCTGAAGCTGAGATTgaattacacaaaatacaatGGCGTATGCCTCACGTAATATTGAACGAAATTAGTAAACTGTCCTTGCTACGAGCGTTGGAGAGCGGTAAATACTTGAACATGAGTTTCCGCTTGTGGGAGCTATACGAATTTCCTTTGCTACACAGTACGACCAAGCATTCGTGGACTGTGAAAACTGCctctcagctggagaaaccgcGATAC agatacgtTATCCTATTCGACATGTACGCGAGTTTTCGTAAATCTTATTACGGATGCAATAacgataatgtattatttaccatGGCAAAATTTCTAGAGTGCGGTCCTCTCACGGTCATTGACTGCTCGCGACAAAATGAGTCTGTCAAAAATGCTACCGTGgacgtaagaatagaatttgaatgTAAGCTAGACGTACCCGCAAATATTACCGCATATTGCCTCATCTTATACGATCACATTGTCGAATGTAACCCGTTGACAAATGTTGTCcgcaaaattacatga